GGATTTTGTGTATATTTGCtgatttttagtttataatattTACTACCTCTTTCTAGCCTGCCAATGCACAAGATGACCAACACAGATTTGAGCAGAATCTTGAAAAGTCAAGAAATCCAGAAGGCCCTGCGTGCACCCAAGTAAGTTgttcctttttgtgtgtgtgtgtgtggtggtttTCTTTCCGCCTTTTGCAGTAATGAGCTTCCACTTTGTGTCAGTGTTTCTGAATCCTGCAATCTTAGTGGAAATTCTGAATTCAGAAACGGACAATTGTGTGGTAGAGACACCTTCATTTTGTTGAAATTATCTAAAACTTTTGTTTCCATGTGTTGTAACAGCAAGAAGATCCATCGCAGAGTCCTTAAGAAGAATCCTCTTAAGAATCTGAGAGTGATGTTGAAACTGAATCCTTATGCCAAAACAGCCAGACGTAATGCTATTCTTTTGCATGATCCAGCGGTATGTACCAAGTCTTTCAGCACCTGAGAATTGCATTtcagctttgaacagctgttGAGCTTTATAGAAACTTCTACCAAAGCAGTTTGGTTTCTAGAACAGCGGTTTGCAAACCAAACCAGCGGTTTGCTTATCAAGGTTAAGAACTACAGTGGCTACTTTCAaggcagaaaaggcttttgattgCCTCTCTTATGCCATTATAAAGTTTGTGAAACAAATACGATTCTGCATGCTTTGAGAGTTTGAATGTGGAGACCAATTACATCGGTCAAGTGAGTTGAGCAAGTGACATTATTCACATGGTAGTATAGTACATAAACAGCTACATTAGAGGAGGAAACTTCACCCTTAACCTTGGATTTTATGAACATGGCTATAGTTTGTCAGTTTTCTAACTGCCGCTTCCAGTTGAGCTAAATTCGGTGAATACCCCAAAATGAAGTGAACAGACTTACAGTATTGCATGCTGTACATTAgactagtgctgggcagtataccagttcataccgaaaaccatttatttttgttatggtaTGGATTTTTCTTTTACCGCATCACCgatttaaattgcctaaacaatgtTCGCAACATGGcacagtgggaaactgtttaaggaggACCTTTTttactgctacaccgctaaacacgcatgcaacggAATACATTCGGTAGTAGAGGTATATTgtgtggtgaaaatggacagagaacattctgaaccTGTAGCacacgataaagttgaacatgatggcacagaagaacttttgctggaaaaaggagtcatgtctgttgtctggagatactttggatttaaaaggtcagatgtgtaccattatgttcaaatgtgtgaatactgtttctatactactggataatactgcaagccaagttgtacttgttttatattttatcaatactgcgtaatgtacctgggtagtgtgtaatagtgtgacatgttgactttattctcgacgcttatgacgagaataaagtcgacatcttaatgaatattttactaatttCCTCAAGCCCCTTAAGTtttgtagcacattaaatgctttgtgttaagtgttcccggAGCTATATTAATCGCTACATATTcatcttgcactaagaggaggtgcaggcagcacacagaatacatttaatttcatgatattcctgttcCCTGAGCATTTTAGAATGCcaagataaatactttatataattttcatgatgaaatgcattaaagcatgtattaatcatgtgggggcacggtggcatggaggttgcactgctgcctcgcagcaaaggGGGtctctggtgttccctgccttgagttggcatgtttttctggtgggtttacttggcgtgctttcctttcaaagtcatgtaggatgtggggttatttatgctatattgaccctgctagtgtatgtattgcttgTATTCAACCTGCGATGTACTGGCTTCTATTTTTTTGTGGTGTTCCAGTGCACtttataaaggaaataaacgtgtgtacCAAAAcgtttgtaattgcaacaattgtctgggaaaattccaggggtgccaatttCAGCCGTGactaagttaaacctgtgcaatacccattcatacatccagtgtGGTGTGTTTATTTTCAGAGAGTAGGAATATCATGGAGTGAATGTTTTCTGTGTGACAATCGCTGCCTGCGCCGCCTCTTAGtgtagaggaagtcagtttaagaagcgtttaGCAATTAACTGGGTCGGAACACTTAACACTAAGCATTTTAATGTGTTACATTACCTTTTGATAGGGTTTGAGAAtagctagtaaattaaacattgattttaggatgaagttcaTTTTGACACTCgcaaaatgagattaaagtggaaatgtcaacatgttgactttattctcgacaaaattttgggtttttttttttttcccttcactgtggccctaataagattctgtagggctataccacaaatagcattataaatgcaagttgtagtattttatgtatatagcttagcttgaagcaaggtccatattaatgcagtttgccttaatgaGATGGTTCAGTtgataaagatgtcatcaccaagttacacttgtttttatttttatttggtgaatactgcgtaatgcacctgggcttagtcttgaagtaatagtatcattactggaagttgcactattcgtttaaatattatgcagtttaatgataaagttgtttaaaaagtcaccttaacgtgtcagtggacagattgttaacattaacaaagtgtagttggcttacaaaaaaatgtattccttttctaagacatgttcagtgcaatacaacttttgacaagcacctctggatattttactaagtctaaatgcctctttgaatggttgaaaatatgttgtcaattttaattaaagttgtttgcaaaatttgttcaataaaaaaggttctgtattttgactgcaaatgtcatgcaatgtgattccttctccattagtgccacccccttgaaaactatcactttatgggccatgcaaacctgtattaatacttgtgtgcacattgtacaaaaaaaaatataattttcaatgtacaattctcatgacagtgaaataggttattcttagccagtctgttgcagtaattgcagtggaaaatgtggttgaCATCCACAAAAAATACCGTgaaaaccggtataattttgaaaaatagtgATCTAGAATTTTGGTCGTACCACCCAGCACTACATTAGACAACTAAATAGAACGTGTGTAATCTTAGAGGCTAAATTAGTGGGGCTAATGGCTATTAACACCACATGCTTAATTACTGAAATGAATCTGCAACCATTCAACTGATAGTTCATGGATGGGGTATAGTACCAATATGTTAGTATAGCTAAAATATGACAAGTGCACATGACACCATTGTAAAACAAATGGTGCAGGAGAAAATGCACCATATGCAATCATATTTAATCACTAATTCTGCATTAATACAGACAAGCAATAGAAAAGATTGATCAGTTAAGGTAACTTAAACAGCCAAACTAATGCTTTTATGGGAATTCTGAAACAGGAGGGCAAAATTTTGAAAACTAAAGCATCagatttgtgacatttgaaatccTGCATTATTTTGACTCGTGATTTAAATCCTATTCAGTAAATATTGACCAGCAATTGTTCCAGACAAATGTCACAAACCTGACTTAAAAAATGTGATCTTATAAAAGTAGCTTTAAagaatttgtaaatttaaaatattgtgaatTACTTGAATGGGTATTGAAGAGTATTAGTGagctgttatattttttttaaaacactattCATGTCCATTTCCCAGGAGTAATACCATTGGGGCTCCTCATTGTCCTCACTCTactctacttttattttttttttttttttttggtagagtTGTGGCTGGCACCAAATTAGTGAagtgtttttgaaatgtttcagtACATGCAGCCTATACTGTGCCACTGCAGTATTTGTAAGTCTTTGTGATAGAGGGTGCAGTGTAATtgactttgaaaatgtaaaatttgtttACTGAGTTTATCAGAAAGTATCAAGATTCcaatggtggattttaggagggtGTATCTTAAATTcagcattgcattcaggttttaGTATCCATAGCCAATGTAGAAGCATGAATGTCACATATTTAGCCCAAAAAAAAGTTGctcctgtaatttttttttaaccatattaaGGCCACCAGCAGATTTTTCTTATGCTCCATTGTGTTTTGCATAGTCTAACTGCATTTGTGTGTCTCCTAAAATACTTATACTTGTTTTTACAGCACAAAGCTTTGATGCAGtcaatgaaaaagaagaagaagaaggttacCAAGCCTAAGAAGGAAACCGAGGCAAAGGAGAAGGAAACTAAACCAGCAAAGGAGAAGGTGGCCAAACCTAAAAAGGAAATTGAAGCAAAATCAACCTAAAGTTCATTTCGGAGCAGGCAAAAGTGATTTATAAAGTCAGCCACATTAATAAATGTTTGTTCATCTCTTAGTCGTTTGTGTTGATCTCACATAATTGTGGCCATATTTACTAAATGTTGATCCATTAAAAAGTTGAGCAGTGCAGTTCATTTTGTGGTGGGTGGGGGTCCTGTTTGGATTTGTAGTATATTATCATAAGTCTGACCTATTTCTAAATTTGCGATTTGACACCAGGGTAGAGACTCTGCAAACACTCCCAATGCAAATGACTGAAACCAAGAATATGAAGCTGCTTAAGTGAATCATTTTATAAGCAAACAGTCATAAAGAAATTGTAGCAGTAAATTTCTGACCAAACTGCAGGTTCAagagaataaatatttttgttaaattggtcatCCGTCTGAGCTAGTACCACGGAGTTTGTAAACACTCCAGTAACAACAGTAAATCAGTGTGGCAAaagttagatttttattttaataacaagaaaataacaatttgtAAGGTAAATGGGAAGGGGAACAACAATTGTAGGCATTTGATGTATGAGGTCTGTGGTGGCAATGAAATGAGGCTGCAGGTTCTGGAGAAAAGAGGAAAGCAAGAATGCCTAAGCCCTTTCTAGCAAATGGTTGACCAGCCTATTACTGCTTGGTGAAAGGCAAAAATAGACTTGCAACtaacttgtttttgtttgtttaacatGGCAGTCCATTTCTTGTGCAGTAAGTTTGTGCATAGAGGTTTGGTTTAATGTATTGTCTATTTCTACAGAAAGATGTGGGTTCTTGTGGTTTATAGCCTTTTTAATCAGAAGGCATAGCCACAATTTATTCTAAGTATCAATTGCAAAATAGACTTCTCTTAAGTTCTCCAGTCGGTCAGTAAACATTTGTATGATATGTCTTTAAATTATTCATCCTTTGTCAGGTTTCAGAGCTGCTTATATGTTCCGTCCCTTTTACCATTTTATCCTTATAATGTGTGATACTAAACGTGTTGCATAAAAAAAATGCTGGAAGCAGCTTTAATTGGTTTGGGAGAACTGCATCTAcagtggtttttttttgtcagtttttagtGTCCACACAGGGCCGGCGAGTACATTGTTTAGTATTTTAAGTGTGCAGGCAGTTGTAATCAACGCCATTAAGTTACGAGGAAATTTAATCATTGCCATAAAAATTCATCATAATGGTCCAAAATGGTTGATTTATTTAATGTTGATCATATGTTTGAGAATGCAGATTCTTTTCTGACTAGTTCAAGCATAGCCTTTCATGGGGCACCtggtttcacatttttctttatgaacACATAAAATATCTGCAAAATACATCCATTACTTGGAGCACTGCCAGCTGGTAAGTGTTTTTGCAGTAATGAAGGAAATGTCCTACATACAACAGTGCTGCATAAGTGGCCAAAGTCCCACTTGATGCTGACATTTCTTTTTACTGTAGTGGGACTGCTGTTACACTCCAGTGTTGTGTGTTGGAGTACTTGGTTGCTTTAGGCCAATAGTTGAACAAAGCCATCCTGCGAAATCTACTTCCATTGCCTCTGCCTCCTTGATAAAGGAGTGGACCtgttaaaacaaagcatttcaattgaaatttttttttgatttttacattcCTTTCAAAAGAGCCAAAATGCTATACTAGTCGCTTGCAGTTATGTAATGATCAAGCATTTCCTCCACGTACCATAAGTTGGTTTAAATCTGCTCTTTCAGCAGGGTTCTTGATGAGGCTGAAAAGAGAAAGTGTGGTGAGTAATGACCATGCTGCTTGTGTGCAACAGTAACTCACTTTTTGGTGTGCTCTTTGGTTGCTTTCATGCACCACAAATAACCCGTTGCTTTAATTCCCACTTACCATCTGTTAACAAAATCTTGGAAATCTGCACTAAAGATGGTTGGTAGCTTTGGTGGGGACTAGAAGAGAAGATCAAGTCACTGTATTTGGTGTTTTCCAGCCTAATTCAgtacaatttaaaaagtttaaaacccAAAATGCACATGCTGAAAATGGTGTACAGTAGGCACATACCTCATTTACGATGTAGTCAAGAAGTTCAAAGATAGCCATTGGTGGTCTGCTGTCTGGACCAAATGCTGAAAAGAAGAGATCATTTGATTGGGTGCCCTGCAACTATGGTGAGGATTACAGATCTGTGGCCAAGAGTTGGTGTACTCATATTATGACATGATGGAAAGGTGTCCATGGCATATCTGGTATATTGAAGGGTGGATGGCACTTTGTATTTGAACAAACATTTCAAATAGTTGGTGTCACTTCTTTTGTTCCTTTTACATCTAGGCATTTTGAATGCAATCAATTGATAGCCCAGAGAAGAACAAAAATAGTGCATTCTTTACTTTCCACATTACGGTGTtgtagattttttaaataaattggccATTTTGCCCAACAATCTACACtcaatccataatgacaaagtgaaaacttctcagaatggtttgcaaatttattaaaaatcaaaaactggaatCTTGTTTCAGTGAGTATTCaggaccctttgctgtggcactacaAATTCTGCTCAGGTGTATTTGTGTTGATTCTCCTTCAGACGTGTCTAGAACTTATTTGAAGTCTacatgtggcaaactgaattgatggaCATTGTTCAGCAAGGCACACATTtacctgtatatttatataaggTCTCAATTCTGCACcaaaccaaaccatgaagtctAAATGTCATATGTTGGAGAGGCATTAGTGAGGGTATAAAACTTTGTAAAGTTTTGATGGTTCTTGGGAGCATAGTGGATTCAGTAAtttagaaatggaagaaattttcaTCCACCTGGACTCCTCCTAGAGTTAGCTGTTTAgctaaactgagtaaccaggcaagaagggctcTTGGTCAGGGAGATGGCAGAGAACCCAACTGTCACTcagaacttcagaagtcctctgttgaGATGGGAAATCCTGAcgggaaggacaaccatcttagCATCACTCCATCAAGTATGAAGTGTATGTTTATGGCAGAGCGGCTAAACAGAAGCCTCtttgaataaaatgcatttaaatgacTGACAGCATGAGTGAAAAAGATTCTTTAGCATCATGCTATGGATGTGCTTCTCAGCCGttgggacagggagactggtcagaattaaatGAACAATGTATGCAGCTGAATAGAGAGGTACTTGAAGGAAACCTACTCCAGAGCGTAGGTGACCTCAGATGGGGGCAACAGCTTACCTTTCAGTGTGACAGTGACCTGAAGCGTACAGTTAAGACAGTGCTGGAATGGCTTAGGTAAAGCCCTGACTtataaaccccatagaacatctgtggaaagaCCTGATGCTTCTGGTCCATTCTAATGGGGTTGGGGTAGATCTGCCAAAACGAATGGGATAAATTGCCCAAATCAAggtatgcaaagcttgtagagacgtACCAAAGACGACTCAAAGTTGTAACAGCTGCTAAAGGGGCTTCAGAATTAAGTGTCTCAATATGTATATGAAGaagagatttctgtttttgattttttatactaaatttgcaaaactttctaaacatgttttcactttgtcattacaggTAATTGAGTGTAGGCTGATGGGCaaatgtataaatttaaaattaaaccaacataataaagtgtgcagaaattgaaggggtctgacaACTTTTTGAATCTTCTATAATAAACACAGCAgcgcacacattataaacaaggAACATGTGCCTGCTGTTCAAATACCAAAAAGCTAAGTCCTATAGACTGTGTACTAATGGACACAAGAACATAGGACAATTCAGATGAGACCATTCagtgcatcaggcttgtttgtttagctaatgatGAAGCAATCCCAAAAGCAGCCTGAATGATTGAAAGGAGATCTTAAAGTTGTAAGGGATGAGGCACAGCCAGTCAAATAGCAGAAACAGTTTAAAAAGGACACGTCCGCAAGTAAACCAACACCTCAGAGACCTCCAGTTTGTTTAGAGACCCAACTTACCTCCTTCACCCTGACCATCAAAGGGGCATAATACACTCAGTGGCAGCTTTCCTATAGTAAAATTTACTTACAGCTTACAGGGCGTCCAGGAGGCCTAGGCTTCGGTGAAAGTTCACAAGATGGAATGTCTCCTTCTAAGGGACAACCAAAAATCTGTTCCAGCTCCTTGGCATCAGGAGGGGGGATGGGATATCGTCCAATGGCCATCTCCACCAGAGATAGTCCCATGCTCCATATATCAGACTGGACAGAGTAATGTGTGCCCTGCAGCCTCTCCGGCTAAAATAGAGAACCAGCAAGAAACCACTAAGTAGCCATGGCATTGGGAACAAAAGAAAGTCTGCACAGAGAGCCTACTGACCGACATGTAGGAACGCGTTCCAACAAAGGAGTTGGCCATGGAGTCAATGAGCTGCCCGCTGACACCAAAGTCACATAACTTGATCTCTCCACGTGCGTTCACCAAGATGTTGGATGGCTTCACATCTAAAATGCAGAGAGTGCAGATAAATGATGGCAGGAAGACATACAGCATGCAGATCAAGACGGTGTGTGAGGTCTTCACCAATGTGCATCAGAGACATTCTAACCTTAGGTGAAGCTAATAGGTGGAAGTGTGACCGAGACAGTGAGAGGTCATCATCAAGTGGGTATGAAGGTATGGGGTCAACACCCAGACTGTGAAAAGTAGAAGGCTATCCTCATGTGCttattgatgtgtgtgtgtgagagactcTGTGCGAGTGCTAGGTCATCTCTAAagaccatgtcacattacacaacttctcaAGCCATTTTTCAGTCACTGACTTTATTTGTATAATCTTTGAGAGTCAGTGCAGTCACAGTGTGCTTCTGTGACTAGCAGTCTTGTAATCTGATATCCCCAGCAACTTAGTCCAACCAGCCTGCAACTCGCCTCAGCAAAATCaaacatgtttcattttttttgtttttattaaagttaTACGGGTGGGCTTATGTTCGCGTGACAGCTGGCAAACAATTAAGTAAAATGTGTGCAGTATAAGGAATATGATAAGGAATATGAAACACTCGTTTTGGACCTCAGAAACATAAGAGAGACTACCTTTTGTTTACaggaaaaacatggaaaaaaagacaaaggtgTCACTGTGCACTGGCATGTGTAAGCGCCCGCTAGTAGCCAGATGGCACTCAAGATGCCCCCCAAAACACAGATGAAGCACAAAGTACTTATAAACCAAAGTCATAGATGTTTATTGAAGGAACAGTCATAATTCAGTATTTGTGAGtgagagaaagaacaaaaaagatcAATAAGAAAAAGGTAACAATCCGTAAAGACAATATACAGcaatacagtaaaaacaaaataatcgtatccaagaaatgaagaaaaattcaataattaacaaaaactttCAATCACTTTAGTTACAGGCAGGGACTCTGAAAAATCCAGATAATCCAAAGTTGCCAAATAAAAAAGGATAATAATGGGGAAAAAGTAGGGTAATTGATCAAATTGCACCATAGTAGCTAAAATTCTGTATTTCACACCCAGGCTGAAGCACTCCCAAATACAAGGCGGCGCCGTGGCTTAACAACGTTGAAACATACCTTTGAAAACAATCAACAGCACAAAAAGAATGCACACAATAGCGACAACATACGGTATTCTCGTCACTGTCTACTGAGCTAATGGCACAGGGGTTTATGAACGGTTTCCGCCACACTCGCTAAGGGCAATGGACGCAATGGACTCATACCACTCTGAAAAAAGGGGGAATCAATTCCCTTACGATCACTTGACGCCTACACTAAAACTAACTTAACTAACTTTCACATATCCCTGAGTATTACacgtaaagaaaaaaacacagtatCGAAGAACGACTACATTAAAAACCGCCTGCACTGCGATTGCTCTCCCCCTTTCCAGTT
This genomic window from Polypterus senegalus isolate Bchr_013 chromosome 12, ASM1683550v1, whole genome shotgun sequence contains:
- the map2k1 gene encoding dual specificity mitogen-activated protein kinase kinase 1, yielding MPKKKPVPIQLNQDGSNVNGSSAGEANLEALQKKLEELELDEQQRKRLEAFLTQKQKVGELKDDDFEKISELGAGNGGVVFKVSHRPSGLIMARKLIHLEIKQAIRNQIIRELQVLHECNSPYIVGFYGAFYSDGEISICMEHMDGGSLDQVLKKARKIPEQILGKVSIAVIKGLTYLREKHKIMHRDVKPSNILVNARGEIKLCDFGVSGQLIDSMANSFVGTRSYMSPERLQGTHYSVQSDIWSMGLSLVEMAIGRYPIPPPDAKELEQIFGCPLEGDIPSCELSPKPRPPGRPVSSFGPDSRPPMAIFELLDYIVNESPPKLPTIFSADFQDFVNRCLIKNPAERADLNQLMVHSFIKEAEAMEVDFAGWLCSTIGLKQPSTPTHNTGV